The genomic interval GAGAATTGCCCCGAAAATCTGAATGATAAATGATAGCGAGAACACAAACGTCAACATCATCTTTACGTCACCTAAGTTACGTAAATTCAACGCTTCTCGCATTAACAAACGGGCTTTTAGATCCAAGCGTTTCTGCGTTAGCGTTAATACCAACACAGCAAACGTCATAAATCCAAGCGCACCAACTTCAATCATTATTAATAGAACAATCTGTCCAAAGAACGACCACGTTTCCGGAGTATTCACGACTGTTAAACCTGTAATAGCTGTCGCTGAAACAGATGTAAACAATGCATCAATGAAAGATACATGAACCCCTGGATTTTGCGCAATCGGTAAACTCAATAGCCCCGCACCTAAAAAGATAATTGCCAAGAAACCAGCAGTTAGGATTTGTGGTGGGGTTAGTCGATCGAATAACTTATGCATACTAAACACTCCAATTCATTTCCCCATTATACATTTTATTTTTAAAATGCCAAACTGCCTCTTCAGTTATCCCCATTGTGGATAACTCTGTGCATAACTTGTGGAGAACTTGTGTATAACCTGTTGAAAACTCTAAGTTTCTGGGGATAACTGCTAATTCTGGTGTTTTCGTTTTTCACAAACTTACAAATTTCACAAGCCCGTTTTTCCGTCCAATCCCTTGATATTACAGAAGTTATATCGTTTTACTAGGTTTATCCTAATTCACATAAACTTAGCTAATTAACTTTTACCTAAGTTATCCACAGTCGTGCGGAGTTTTCCACATCTCCTATCTGTCTGTGACTTTTTTCTAACGCCAAACCGCTCATTTCTCTAATATCAAAAATAAACACGAATGATATTATCTTTATTTTCTATATTGTTCGTTAACTTTAACCAGACTTAAAATCTTGTTATTTATGTGTGGATAATTCTTTTTTCCACACATAGAAACATCACTTATCAACATCGTAAACCCCTTGATTTAATCACGTTTACAGTAGTTATCCACAGGTTAACCCCTAAAATGTGGATAACTAAGCAATACATACTTAATTGTGCTTTAAAGCCATGATATAATAGGGATATTAAATCAAGTCATAACTTGTAAAGTTGTGGAAAAAGAAGATTGTTTGTCTTTATTCCGAACAATCTACAGGTCATTTCATCGAGGGAGCACATTATGAACGTTAAAATCATCAGTGTTGGTAAGTTAAAAGAAAAATATCTAAAAGACGGAATTGCTGAGTACTCAAAGCGTCTACAAAAGTTTGCGAAGTTCGAAATTATCGAAGTTCCTGATGAAAAAGCGCCTGAGCAATTATCTCAAGCCGAGATGGACAAGATTATGCAAAAAGAAGGTGAACGAATCTTAAGTAAGATCAAGGATCGTGAATATGTTTTTGCTCTTGCTATTAAAGGTACAGAACGCAGTAGTGAAGAATTGGCGCAAGAAATTGAAAAATTGACCGTTTCTGGAAAGTCCGATCTAACATTCATCATTGGTGGATCTTTGGGATTAGATCCTGCTGTACTAAAGCGCGCAAACACACAAATTAGTTTTGGTCGTTTCACTTTACCTCATCAACTAATGCGTTTAGTTTTGACTGAACAAATTTACCGTGCGTTTATGATTAATCAAGGGTCTCCTTACCACAAGTAAAATGTTCCACATGAAACATTAAAAAAGCTCCGCTGAGATTTTTCAGCAGAGCTTTTTTTGATTGATTTTATTTTCAGTTGTATAAAAACGTTATACAGACTTGTTTTTATTACGTTGCCAGATCGTATATCCAACAGCCATAGCACCGAAGTAAATGACTGCCGCAATCACTGACACTTGTGTCGTTTCGTTAAACAACAACGTTACCAACACTGCTAAGTAGAACAAGATAGTCATGTAACTTGAAATTGGGAACAAAGGCATCTTAAAGTCAGATGTTGGTGCATCCAAAGTTCGCTTGTATTTGATATGTGTCAACAAAATCAAAATCCAAA from Weissella ceti carries:
- the rlmH gene encoding 23S rRNA (pseudouridine(1915)-N(3))-methyltransferase RlmH; its protein translation is MNVKIISVGKLKEKYLKDGIAEYSKRLQKFAKFEIIEVPDEKAPEQLSQAEMDKIMQKEGERILSKIKDREYVFALAIKGTERSSEELAQEIEKLTVSGKSDLTFIIGGSLGLDPAVLKRANTQISFGRFTLPHQLMRLVLTEQIYRAFMINQGSPYHK